In Sodalis ligni, a single genomic region encodes these proteins:
- a CDS encoding AraC family transcriptional regulator, with the protein MIVELGEEDRKRSKDTERVRGELAEKIMAFLGGQNERMTPASGLSFARVCEYTPPMSYLYEPSLSLIIRGRKRVKLGETTYIYDESRFLLTSVNLPTVTEVLQASAEAPYISLLMRLDLQMARQLMADIEQHGPHSPVKGPGMATGPATPELFDAIARLIAIFDKPQDLPHLGKLIQQEILYRILTSPAGGRLRETVLTGTRSHRTAKAITWLRENFDKPLKMAELAAFVGMGQSTLHHHFRMVTAMSPLQYQKHLRLHEARRMLIGENVDAATAAVRVGYESVTQFSREYRRMFGAPPIKDVKGLRAPVFNNPSTF; encoded by the coding sequence ATGATTGTTGAACTGGGAGAAGAAGATCGAAAGCGTAGCAAAGACACAGAACGCGTCCGCGGAGAATTGGCGGAGAAAATCATGGCCTTCCTGGGCGGCCAAAATGAGCGCATGACCCCGGCATCAGGGCTTAGCTTTGCCCGGGTATGTGAATATACTCCGCCAATGTCCTATTTGTACGAACCCAGCCTGTCGCTGATTATACGTGGACGCAAAAGAGTGAAGCTGGGAGAAACAACCTATATATATGATGAATCAAGGTTTCTGCTGACCTCGGTGAATCTCCCCACCGTCACGGAAGTTCTACAGGCCAGTGCCGAAGCGCCCTATATTTCGTTACTGATGCGGCTGGATTTGCAGATGGCGCGCCAACTGATGGCTGACATTGAACAGCACGGTCCTCATTCGCCGGTTAAAGGTCCCGGAATGGCAACCGGTCCGGCAACCCCTGAGCTTTTTGATGCCATTGCCAGACTCATCGCCATCTTTGATAAACCGCAGGATCTTCCTCATCTGGGAAAACTCATACAGCAGGAGATTCTTTATCGCATTCTCACCAGCCCGGCAGGGGGCAGGCTGCGCGAGACGGTTCTCACCGGCACCCGAAGCCACCGCACCGCCAAGGCGATTACCTGGCTTCGGGAAAACTTTGATAAACCGTTAAAAATGGCCGAACTGGCCGCATTCGTCGGCATGGGTCAATCAACGCTGCACCACCATTTTCGCATGGTGACCGCCATGAGCCCGCTGCAATATCAAAAACATCTGCGTTTGCACGAAGCCCGGCGCATGCTGATCGGGGAAAACGTAGATGCCGCCACGGCGGCAGTACGGGTCGGCTATGAAAGCGTCACCCAATTTAGCCGGGAATATCGGCGCATGTTCGGCGCGCCGCCGATCAAGGATGTGAAGGGGCTACGCGCCCCCGTCTTTAACAATCCCAGCACATTCTGA
- a CDS encoding NtaA/DmoA family FMN-dependent monooxygenase (This protein belongs to a clade of FMN-dependent monooxygenases, within a broader family of flavin-dependent oxidoreductases, the luciferase-like monooxygenase (LMM) family, some of whose members use coenzyme F420 rather than FMN.) encodes MPKRLIFNAFSMNAVSHVYHGLWRHPETRQTELNDISAWVELARILERGKFDSLFLADALGLDSGHNGSWDIYAEQGIHFPVNDPTVLAAALITSTEHLGLAFTSSILQSHPFDFARRVSTLDHLSRGRIGWNIVTSTSRNAAQNFGFDAPVPHDERYRWADEYMAVVYKLWEHSWEQDAVVADPVAGRYADPRKIHAIDHQGERYRVRGPHLSSPSPQRTPFLIQAGSSTAGRAFAERNAEATFVVCLTPEAARIAISGLRAGLVRAGRRPEDLLVFQGLSFVVGSTEEEAARKARALDEYVSTDGLAAHVGRDLGIDFGLLDPDKPVADFNIEGLQGFTRFYEEAHPGKKARLADLVTAMSYNGRIVGTPEQIAHRLALWQEAGIDGVNVAYQTTPGSFVEFIDHVMPVLARRGLAQTEYAPGTLRERFFPGGEARINARHPARRSD; translated from the coding sequence ATGCCAAAAAGATTGATATTCAATGCCTTTTCCATGAACGCGGTATCCCATGTCTATCACGGGCTATGGCGGCATCCCGAGACCCGGCAAACCGAACTCAACGATATTTCCGCCTGGGTGGAACTGGCGCGGATCCTGGAAAGAGGCAAATTCGACAGCCTGTTTCTTGCCGACGCCCTCGGACTGGACAGCGGCCATAACGGCAGTTGGGATATTTATGCGGAACAAGGCATCCATTTTCCGGTTAACGATCCCACGGTGCTGGCGGCGGCGCTTATCACCTCCACCGAGCATCTCGGCCTGGCGTTTACCAGCTCTATTTTGCAAAGCCATCCGTTTGATTTCGCCCGGCGGGTGTCCACCCTCGATCACCTGAGCCGCGGCCGCATCGGCTGGAATATCGTCACCAGCACCAGCCGCAACGCCGCGCAAAACTTCGGCTTTGACGCCCCGGTACCCCACGACGAACGCTATCGCTGGGCCGACGAGTATATGGCGGTGGTCTATAAGCTCTGGGAGCACTCCTGGGAGCAGGACGCGGTGGTTGCCGACCCTGTGGCGGGGCGTTATGCCGACCCGCGCAAAATCCACGCCATCGATCATCAGGGGGAGCGGTATCGGGTGCGTGGACCGCATCTCTCCAGCCCGTCGCCCCAGCGCACGCCCTTTTTGATCCAGGCCGGCTCGTCCACGGCGGGCCGGGCCTTCGCCGAGCGTAACGCCGAGGCGACCTTTGTGGTCTGCCTGACTCCCGAGGCGGCCCGTATCGCCATCAGCGGGCTGCGGGCCGGGCTGGTGCGGGCAGGCCGGCGGCCTGAGGATTTACTGGTTTTCCAGGGGCTGTCGTTTGTGGTGGGAAGCACGGAAGAAGAGGCGGCGCGCAAGGCGCGCGCGCTGGACGAATATGTCAGCACCGATGGATTGGCGGCCCATGTGGGACGCGATCTGGGCATAGATTTCGGGCTGTTGGATCCTGATAAGCCGGTGGCGGATTTCAACATCGAAGGTTTGCAGGGCTTCACCCGTTTTTATGAAGAAGCCCATCCCGGCAAAAAGGCGCGGCTGGCGGATCTGGTGACGGCCATGTCCTACAACGGCCGTATCGTAGGTACGCCTGAACAAATCGCCCACCGCCTCGCATTGTGGCAAGAGGCGGGCATTGACGGCGTGAACGTGGCTTACCAGACCACGCCGGGCTCCTTTGTCGAGTTTATCGACCACGTCATGCCCGTTTTGGCGCGGCGCGGGCTGGCGCAGACGGAGTATGCGCCCGGTACGCTGCGCGAACGGTTTTTCCCCGGGGGAGAGGCGCGGATCAATGCGCGGCATCCCGCCCGGCGAAGCGACTGA
- the copC gene encoding copper homeostasis periplasmic binding protein CopC gives MNSNMSKRFIATALLMAGLAINQQAQAHAHLESASPANQSAVETSPNQLILSFSEGVEPAFSGVELKDGGSKTIATGEATVDPADKKKMIIPLSTPLAQGKYEVDWHAVAEDGHKTKGNYEFYVK, from the coding sequence ATGAACTCGAATATGTCAAAACGCTTTATTGCCACGGCTTTATTGATGGCAGGTCTGGCCATAAACCAGCAGGCACAGGCTCATGCCCATCTGGAAAGTGCTTCACCCGCGAATCAAAGCGCGGTGGAAACGTCACCAAATCAATTGATTCTATCGTTTAGCGAAGGAGTGGAACCCGCCTTCAGCGGGGTTGAGTTAAAGGATGGCGGAAGTAAAACCATCGCTACCGGCGAGGCGACGGTTGATCCGGCGGATAAGAAAAAGATGATTATCCCGTTATCCACACCGCTGGCCCAGGGTAAATACGAAGTTGATTGGCATGCGGTAGCGGAAGATGGTCACAAAACGAAGGGAAACTACGAGTTTTATGTAAAATAA
- a CDS encoding aspartate/glutamate racemase family protein, with product MPLTIGVLAGMGPRSTAPFIDMLVSTCQSLYGAKDDMDFPKMHIISLPTPFYPGRDLDDTKMILALQSGITDLVKAKVNFIVVPCNLAHRYFADIEAAGAGIPILHMADCAIAKIPDATKNVAIIGTAPTIEAGFYQERLIAAGLKVVSSAGLLEHTTELIILVKEKGFKDKAVTASWHSVLSEAAALGAQAGLVACTDIRPLIFDGPKPFVMIDTADSLAEAAIRYFISIKEGYQVI from the coding sequence ATGCCTTTGACAATCGGCGTGCTTGCCGGGATGGGACCACGTTCCACGGCCCCTTTCATCGATATGTTAGTTAGTACTTGCCAATCCTTGTACGGTGCGAAGGATGATATGGATTTTCCTAAAATGCACATCATCTCTCTACCGACGCCCTTTTATCCTGGCCGGGACCTAGACGATACAAAAATGATATTGGCGCTGCAAAGCGGCATTACCGATCTGGTGAAAGCGAAAGTGAATTTCATCGTGGTTCCATGTAATCTCGCACATCGGTATTTTGCCGATATTGAAGCGGCCGGTGCAGGCATCCCTATATTACATATGGCAGATTGCGCGATTGCAAAAATCCCGGATGCTACCAAAAACGTTGCAATCATTGGGACGGCGCCCACCATTGAGGCCGGTTTTTATCAGGAACGTCTTATCGCTGCCGGCTTAAAAGTCGTCTCGTCAGCAGGTCTGCTTGAACATACCACCGAACTCATAATACTGGTCAAAGAAAAAGGTTTTAAAGATAAAGCGGTAACAGCAAGCTGGCACTCCGTACTATCGGAAGCCGCGGCGCTCGGAGCGCAGGCGGGACTCGTTGCTTGCACTGACATCAGGCCGCTGATTTTTGATGGGCCAAAGCCCTTTGTCATGATAGATACCGCAGATAGCTTGGCGGAAGCCGCAATCCGTTACTTCATCTCTATAAAAGAAGGATATCAGGTTATTTGA
- a CDS encoding NAD(P)-dependent alcohol dehydrogenase gives MKTIGYAALNANTPLAPFIFERRALRDNDVAIEILYCGVCHSDLHQSRDDWKDWGPTAYPCVPGHEIIGRVVETGAGVTRHAVGQWVAVGTIIDSCQHCDQCRRDEEQMCREYPTVTYNGHDRISGEITRGGYSKHIVVREEFVLKLPDGLDPSRAAPLLCAGITVYSPLRTWHVGPGSRVGVIGIGGLGHLAVRLAAGLGAIVTVITRTAEKAAEAKVLGAEKMLLSTSTEDMSAANASFDVIIDTVPVSHDVSPYVQLLDVEGALVIVGNLGDMAGFNTLPLIMGRRRITGSPSGGIAQTQEMLDFCARKGILPDCEIIPIQDINQAFERMEHGEVKYRFVIDMASLALP, from the coding sequence ATGAAAACCATCGGTTATGCGGCGTTAAATGCGAACACGCCTCTGGCGCCATTTATTTTCGAGCGGCGCGCCTTGCGCGATAATGACGTGGCTATCGAGATTTTATACTGCGGCGTATGCCATAGCGATCTTCACCAAAGCCGGGACGATTGGAAAGACTGGGGACCCACGGCCTATCCCTGCGTGCCCGGCCATGAAATCATCGGCCGGGTGGTTGAAACCGGCGCCGGCGTTACCCGTCATGCCGTAGGTCAATGGGTTGCGGTGGGCACCATTATTGACAGCTGCCAGCATTGCGACCAGTGCCGCAGAGATGAGGAACAGATGTGTCGGGAATACCCGACGGTAACCTATAATGGGCACGATCGTATCAGTGGTGAAATAACCCGTGGCGGCTATTCCAAGCATATCGTCGTGCGTGAAGAGTTTGTCCTCAAATTGCCGGACGGGCTCGATCCATCGCGTGCTGCGCCTTTATTATGCGCAGGTATCACCGTTTACTCGCCGTTACGTACCTGGCATGTCGGGCCGGGGTCGCGGGTCGGTGTTATCGGCATCGGTGGTCTTGGCCATTTGGCGGTGCGGCTGGCCGCCGGTCTTGGCGCCATAGTAACGGTTATTACCCGCACCGCGGAAAAGGCGGCGGAGGCCAAGGTCCTTGGCGCGGAGAAAATGCTGCTGTCAACGTCAACAGAAGATATGTCGGCTGCAAACGCTTCTTTTGACGTGATTATTGATACCGTTCCTGTCTCCCATGATGTGTCGCCTTATGTTCAACTGCTGGATGTCGAGGGTGCGCTGGTGATTGTCGGCAATTTGGGCGATATGGCTGGGTTCAACACCCTGCCGCTGATAATGGGCCGTCGGCGCATTACCGGCTCACCCTCGGGCGGGATTGCCCAAACCCAGGAAATGCTGGATTTCTGTGCCAGAAAAGGGATCCTTCCCGACTGTGAAATCATTCCCATACAGGACATTAATCAGGCCTTTGAACGCATGGAACATGGCGAGGTGAAGTACCGTTTTGTGATTGATATGGCGTCGCTGGCATTGCCATGA
- a CDS encoding acyl-CoA dehydrogenase family protein: MTLATNAWGLPPSERYSSLAERFRPLFANISAGALEREITRTLPYEQIGWLKEARFGALRVPEEFGGFGATLPELFGLLIELSAADSNITQALRGHFALVEDILNTRIPGRREKWLPRFATGQIAGNAWTELDSTLQGFSSRVSRDGDGAYLNGTKFYTTGSAFADWIHVGCVNDNDEPISAIIHRHARGVTVADDWDGFGQTLTASGTTVFDHAPLEWDDVAPEEDRFNYSPAFYQLVILSALAGVGRAAADEVAGAVARRNRTYSHAAATQAGADPQVLQIVGRIQGAAFGAGAIVLKAAEALQDAYDTARRGDAREKEAVALAELQAAQAQTVVSGLVLDATALIFDALGASAVRRGAGLDRHWRNARTLASHNPRIYKDRIVGDYAVNGTPPPPQWTVGSA; the protein is encoded by the coding sequence ATGACATTAGCTACTAATGCCTGGGGATTGCCCCCAAGCGAGCGTTATTCGTCGCTGGCGGAGCGATTCCGGCCGCTGTTCGCCAACATCAGCGCCGGCGCGCTGGAGCGGGAAATTACCCGCACGCTGCCGTATGAACAGATAGGCTGGCTCAAAGAGGCCCGTTTCGGCGCGCTGCGGGTGCCTGAGGAGTTCGGCGGTTTCGGCGCCACGCTGCCTGAGCTGTTCGGCCTGCTGATTGAGCTCTCCGCGGCGGATTCCAATATCACCCAGGCGCTGCGCGGACATTTTGCCCTGGTGGAGGATATTCTTAACACCCGCATCCCCGGCCGGCGGGAAAAATGGCTGCCGCGTTTCGCCACCGGTCAAATCGCCGGCAATGCCTGGACCGAGCTGGATTCAACGCTTCAGGGATTCTCCAGCCGTGTGAGCCGCGACGGTGACGGTGCTTATTTAAACGGCACCAAATTTTATACCACCGGCTCGGCATTTGCCGATTGGATCCATGTCGGCTGTGTAAACGATAATGACGAGCCGATATCGGCGATTATCCATCGCCACGCCCGCGGCGTCACCGTGGCGGATGATTGGGATGGTTTCGGCCAGACCCTGACCGCCAGCGGGACGACAGTATTCGACCATGCCCCTTTGGAGTGGGACGATGTTGCGCCGGAGGAAGATCGGTTTAACTACTCTCCTGCGTTCTATCAGCTGGTTATCCTCTCCGCCCTGGCGGGGGTCGGCCGGGCGGCGGCAGACGAGGTGGCCGGGGCGGTGGCGCGGCGAAATCGCACCTATTCCCATGCCGCGGCCACGCAGGCCGGCGCCGATCCCCAGGTGCTGCAGATAGTGGGTCGTATTCAGGGCGCGGCGTTCGGCGCCGGCGCCATCGTGCTCAAAGCCGCCGAAGCGCTCCAGGACGCCTATGACACTGCGCGCCGCGGCGACGCCAGGGAAAAAGAGGCGGTGGCGCTGGCGGAACTGCAGGCGGCGCAGGCGCAAACGGTGGTGTCCGGCCTGGTGCTTGACGCCACGGCGCTGATTTTCGATGCCCTCGGCGCCTCGGCGGTAAGGCGCGGAGCCGGCCTGGACCGGCATTGGCGCAATGCACGGACCCTGGCATCCCATAATCCGCGCATTTATAAAGACCGGATCGTCGGCGACTATGCGGTAAACGGCACGCCGCCGCCGCCGCAATGGACGGTAGGCAGCGCCTGA
- a CDS encoding DUF2946 domain-containing protein codes for MPALIGLVAILMLFIGPVVSKSLEHRRVGVNIDPGHTVATAAMAMAGMDMSDDEMNGDGMSAMSEPDNSQPVPVHDARHAGHDNHLAHSALYAWTDGSTSGLMNDIACGYCQLLLHLPLMAWLFIPFVWLMLLISRATPAAIFTRPLLSFFPGDPQPRAPPPV; via the coding sequence ATGCCAGCGCTTATCGGGCTGGTAGCGATTCTGATGCTTTTTATCGGTCCGGTGGTATCCAAATCACTGGAACACCGGCGCGTGGGTGTTAACATCGACCCGGGTCATACGGTGGCAACCGCTGCCATGGCGATGGCCGGAATGGACATGTCCGATGATGAGATGAATGGCGACGGCATGTCCGCCATGTCCGAACCTGATAACAGCCAACCGGTACCGGTGCATGATGCTCGGCACGCCGGCCACGATAATCACCTCGCTCATTCCGCGTTATATGCCTGGACGGACGGTAGCACTTCGGGATTGATGAATGATATCGCCTGCGGCTATTGTCAGCTTTTGCTCCATCTGCCTTTAATGGCATGGCTATTCATTCCTTTTGTCTGGCTGATGTTGCTCATCTCACGCGCCACGCCGGCCGCGATATTTACCCGTCCGTTACTTTCTTTTTTCCCAGGCGATCCACAGCCGCGCGCGCCACCCCCTGTTTAA
- a CDS encoding ABC transporter permease: protein MQTDLPNVSAKTNRAGDFLRAIDKSFWFPVGVVVALFVFFSLTTDSFATLRNFTAVSGQAGALLIACLGGSFIILMGSIDLSIGAMVLLSGAVGVTLINGTPLGFAVIPVVTAIGCLFGLLNGVIYVYGRIPSFIVTLGTLSVFSGLALKILDGRAIEFNLPGFETLSIGQAIPHLPNITLCALIAWALMVFVAVRTRFGRYMYLIGGGETVAHTAGVPVRRYKLYAFIVAGGLAAIAALLSVARLGASGPSLGSDLLLNSLAAIVVGGTSLSGGVGGPHRTLIGVLIIAMLDNGLNLLGVSQYSQMMIKGAVVIAAVLVSRESSLRVSVK from the coding sequence ATGCAAACTGATCTCCCAAACGTATCCGCCAAAACCAACCGGGCCGGCGACTTTTTACGGGCCATTGATAAAAGCTTCTGGTTTCCCGTCGGCGTGGTTGTGGCGCTGTTCGTTTTTTTCTCCCTGACCACCGACTCCTTCGCCACGCTGCGCAACTTTACCGCCGTCAGCGGTCAGGCGGGCGCGCTGTTGATTGCCTGCCTGGGGGGCAGCTTTATCATCCTGATGGGCAGCATCGATCTGTCCATCGGCGCGATGGTGCTGCTGTCCGGCGCGGTGGGGGTCACCCTGATTAACGGCACGCCGCTGGGATTTGCCGTGATTCCCGTGGTGACGGCTATCGGCTGCCTGTTCGGCCTGTTGAACGGCGTCATTTATGTCTATGGTCGCATTCCGTCATTTATCGTGACGCTGGGCACCCTCTCCGTATTCAGCGGACTGGCGCTGAAAATCCTCGATGGCCGCGCCATTGAATTTAATTTGCCGGGCTTTGAAACCCTCTCTATCGGCCAGGCCATACCCCATTTGCCCAATATCACGCTTTGTGCGCTGATTGCCTGGGCGCTGATGGTGTTCGTGGCCGTTCGCACCCGGTTCGGCCGCTATATGTATCTTATCGGCGGCGGCGAAACGGTGGCGCACACGGCGGGCGTGCCGGTCCGGCGCTATAAGCTTTATGCCTTTATCGTCGCCGGCGGGCTGGCGGCCATCGCCGCGCTGCTGTCGGTTGCCCGGCTCGGGGCGTCGGGTCCTTCCCTGGGCAGCGATCTGCTGCTCAACAGCCTGGCGGCCATCGTGGTGGGCGGCACCTCGCTTTCCGGCGGGGTGGGCGGCCCCCACCGCACGCTTATCGGCGTGCTGATTATCGCCATGCTCGACAACGGCCTGAACTTGCTGGGTGTATCGCAATATTCACAGATGATGATCAAAGGCGCGGTGGTGATCGCCGCGGTGCTGGTCAGCCGCGAATCCAGCCTGCGCGTGAGCGTCAAATAG
- a CDS encoding NmrA family NAD(P)-binding protein, with protein sequence MYVITGITGKVGGATARKLLSEHQPVRAVMRDIGKAAYWRAQGCEIAIADMDNAPQLTEAFKGATGVFILPPPEFDPAPGFPEARKVIAAVSSAIKAAMPEKAVCLSTIGAQAVQTNLLTQRTLMEKELAALSVPVTFLRPGWFMENAALDIDAARDRGVIQSYLQPLDKAVPMIATADIGRVAAMVLQQSWSGRRVVELEGPRRVSPNDIAKAFADILGRPIVAKAVPRASWESLFRAQGAQNPLPRIQMLDGFNDEWITFEGKTTDRFFGEVELDTVLRGMLLEDA encoded by the coding sequence ATGTATGTCATTACGGGTATCACCGGAAAAGTCGGGGGAGCAACCGCGCGAAAATTGCTCAGTGAGCATCAGCCTGTGCGGGCCGTTATGCGGGATATCGGCAAGGCCGCGTACTGGCGGGCGCAGGGATGTGAAATCGCCATCGCCGACATGGATAATGCCCCCCAGCTCACCGAGGCATTCAAAGGCGCGACCGGCGTATTTATTCTCCCTCCCCCGGAATTTGATCCCGCCCCGGGCTTCCCTGAAGCCAGAAAGGTCATTGCCGCCGTTTCCAGCGCCATCAAGGCGGCGATGCCGGAAAAGGCGGTTTGCCTTTCCACCATCGGCGCTCAAGCCGTCCAAACCAATCTGCTGACGCAACGTACCCTGATGGAAAAAGAGCTGGCCGCATTAAGCGTGCCCGTCACCTTCCTGCGGCCTGGCTGGTTTATGGAGAATGCGGCGCTGGACATTGACGCGGCGCGCGATCGCGGCGTTATCCAAAGCTATTTACAGCCGCTGGACAAAGCCGTTCCGATGATTGCTACGGCTGATATCGGACGAGTGGCGGCAATGGTGCTGCAGCAGAGCTGGTCAGGACGACGGGTGGTGGAGTTGGAAGGGCCGCGGCGCGTCTCGCCGAACGATATTGCCAAGGCTTTCGCCGATATACTGGGACGCCCGATTGTTGCAAAAGCGGTTCCGCGCGCGAGCTGGGAATCGCTGTTCCGGGCACAGGGCGCGCAGAACCCCCTGCCCCGAATACAGATGCTTGATGGCTTCAATGATGAATGGATTACGTTTGAAGGCAAAACAACAGACAGGTTTTTTGGTGAAGTCGAGCTTGATACGGTGTTACGCGGGATGTTATTGGAAGATGCATAA
- a CDS encoding LysR family transcriptional regulator translates to MGFDGRLLSNINVLAAIVHSGSFARAAEAMGMTPSGVSRAVSRLEAGIGVRLFDRTTRAVTLTDEGRRLYEEISPLLAGIDDAVNLVCGASTAVHGRLRVNVDPFFSGRMLAPHLTAFLERYPGLFLELTVRDQLGDLVSEGFDIAVRFGQPPSSSLIARKLLETHTVTVASPEYIQKHGYPRTPEDLIQHDCIQMRSSMTGLPLEWEYVSDGKIIPVKIASRLLVNEAGTLLGACLAGAGIARIKERGVKGLIAQGRLVALLTDWSGEKFQLYALYPSRHLAPAKVRAFIDFVVDMLRSEPNEAMENHFDTRAE, encoded by the coding sequence ATGGGCTTTGACGGACGACTGCTTTCCAACATCAACGTATTGGCTGCAATAGTGCACAGCGGCAGTTTCGCACGCGCGGCCGAAGCAATGGGCATGACGCCTTCGGGGGTCAGCCGCGCGGTGAGCCGCCTGGAAGCCGGCATCGGCGTACGTTTATTCGATCGGACAACCCGCGCGGTGACGCTGACTGATGAGGGCAGGCGGCTTTATGAAGAGATTAGCCCGCTGCTGGCGGGCATCGACGATGCCGTCAATCTGGTCTGCGGCGCATCCACGGCCGTTCACGGACGGCTCCGGGTCAATGTCGATCCGTTTTTCTCCGGGCGAATGCTGGCGCCCCATCTCACCGCGTTTTTGGAGCGTTATCCCGGATTATTCCTTGAGCTTACGGTGCGCGATCAGTTAGGCGATCTGGTATCAGAAGGATTCGACATCGCCGTGCGCTTCGGACAGCCGCCGTCTTCTTCACTCATTGCGCGAAAACTGCTGGAAACACATACCGTTACCGTGGCTTCGCCGGAATATATCCAGAAACACGGTTACCCCCGGACGCCGGAGGATTTGATACAACACGACTGTATCCAGATGCGCAGTTCCATGACGGGGCTGCCGTTGGAGTGGGAATATGTTTCCGACGGCAAGATCATTCCGGTAAAAATCGCCAGCCGGCTGCTGGTTAACGAGGCCGGTACGCTATTGGGAGCATGTCTTGCCGGCGCGGGTATTGCCCGGATTAAAGAGAGAGGGGTCAAAGGCTTGATCGCACAGGGACGCCTGGTAGCACTGCTTACCGACTGGTCGGGAGAGAAATTTCAGCTCTATGCGCTTTATCCTTCCAGGCATTTAGCGCCGGCAAAGGTGCGGGCATTTATTGACTTCGTGGTGGATATGCTCCGTTCAGAACCAAACGAGGCAATGGAAAATCATTTTGACACCAGGGCCGAGTAA